In the genome of Bacteroidota bacterium, one region contains:
- a CDS encoding co-chaperone GroES family protein: protein MEEIIIIGDRVLIEQEGGEKQTKSGLYLPATVVDRERVSIGRIVRVGPGYVMPNPEYSDGEPWATSRSAARYLPLQAQPGDLAFFLRKEMIEVTFREKEYVIVPHSAILALVRPSADDILDDIEGIDNLDDLLG from the coding sequence ATGGAAGAAATCATCATCATTGGTGATCGTGTACTGATCGAACAGGAAGGGGGAGAAAAACAAACCAAGTCCGGACTTTACCTGCCGGCTACAGTTGTTGACCGCGAGCGAGTCAGTATCGGCAGAATTGTGCGGGTAGGACCTGGTTATGTTATGCCCAATCCCGAATATTCGGATGGAGAGCCATGGGCTACGTCGCGCAGTGCAGCGCGTTATCTGCCGCTACAGGCACAACCTGGGGATCTTGCGTTCTTCCTGCGCAAAGAAATGATTGAGGTAACATTCCGGGAAAAGGAATACGTGATTGTCCCGCATAGCGCCATTCTCGCGCTGGTTCGTCCCTCAGCCGACGACATTCTGGATGACATTGAGGGCATCGACAACCTGGACGATCTACTGGGCTAG
- the accD gene encoding acetyl-CoA carboxylase, carboxyltransferase subunit beta → MSWFKRQKAGINTKRSDQIDVPEGQWAKCPETGEIINYRVLEENALVFPGSGYHMRMNSRGYFSLIFDEGEYTLHDEQLMAVDALEFVDRKSYESRITAAQNKSGLHDAASAASGTINGHPLSIAAMDFAFVGGSMGSVVGEVIARAIKRAYTEKMALMIISQSGGARMMEGALSLMQMAKTSAHLAQLHEAGLPFISLMTNPTTGGVTASFAMLGDFNLAEPEALIGFAGPRVIRETIGQDLPKGFQRAEFLKDHGFIDFIVDRRDLRDKLSNLLSTVMAA, encoded by the coding sequence ATGAGTTGGTTTAAACGGCAGAAAGCCGGCATCAATACAAAGCGAAGCGACCAAATCGACGTCCCGGAAGGCCAGTGGGCCAAATGTCCGGAAACGGGTGAAATTATCAACTACCGTGTGCTCGAAGAAAATGCGCTGGTATTCCCGGGTTCGGGTTACCACATGCGCATGAATAGCCGCGGCTACTTCTCGCTGATCTTTGACGAAGGCGAATACACCCTGCACGATGAGCAATTGATGGCAGTTGATGCCCTCGAGTTTGTCGACCGTAAATCTTATGAATCCCGTATCACTGCTGCGCAAAACAAATCAGGATTGCATGATGCAGCCAGCGCAGCATCCGGTACCATAAATGGCCATCCGCTGTCGATTGCGGCAATGGACTTCGCTTTTGTTGGCGGATCGATGGGCTCGGTTGTAGGAGAAGTGATTGCACGTGCCATCAAACGCGCCTATACCGAGAAAATGGCGCTGATGATTATCTCGCAGAGTGGCGGCGCCCGCATGATGGAAGGTGCCCTGAGCCTGATGCAGATGGCAAAGACCAGCGCGCACCTTGCGCAGTTGCATGAAGCCGGCCTGCCCTTCATCTCGCTCATGACAAACCCCACAACAGGGGGTGTTACAGCATCGTTTGCCATGCTGGGCGATTTCAACCTGGCAGAACCGGAAGCCCTGATCGGCTTTGCCGGCCCCCGCGTTATCCGCGAGACCATCGGCCAGGACCTCCCTAAAGGCTTCCAACGGGCTGAATTCCTCAAAGACCACGGCTTTATCGACTTTATTGTAGACCGCAGAGACTTGCGGGACAAGCTCAGCAACCTGCTCTCCACGGTCATGGCTGCCTGA
- the ricT gene encoding regulatory iron-sulfur-containing complex subunit RicT, translating into MGCGSCGTGGGCGGAGCGGNGGCSSKRAGTAACPSMHAYDWLNDQALGAVPIVYDVFEVVFKGGRKGFYRNDELDVQTGDFVIVEADRGQDFGTIHMVGEMVRLRIRSKGIQDDSSFPKILRKATLKDIERWEANKEKETETFLIGRRSIDRMNLPMKLVDTEWQFDHKKVTFYFTADHRVDFRELVRDLARRFRTRVELRQIGARDEAARIGGIGSCGRELCCSTWLQEFKPVSTQAAKAQNLPLNPVRLSGQCGRLKCCLNYELEQYMQALKAFPKVDTLVTSQDGKRGTVRKIDIFKKRIWVHYPDGAWEDLDLEAFNAGRVGENTAAS; encoded by the coding sequence ATGGGATGTGGATCATGTGGTACGGGAGGCGGGTGTGGTGGTGCCGGTTGTGGAGGAAATGGAGGGTGCTCGTCCAAGCGGGCTGGAACGGCAGCCTGTCCGTCTATGCATGCTTATGACTGGCTAAACGATCAGGCATTGGGCGCAGTACCTATTGTGTATGATGTCTTTGAAGTGGTTTTCAAAGGAGGACGTAAAGGCTTCTACAGAAATGACGAGCTCGACGTACAAACCGGTGACTTCGTTATTGTTGAGGCGGATCGGGGGCAAGATTTTGGGACCATCCATATGGTTGGTGAGATGGTGCGGCTTCGTATTCGCTCCAAAGGGATCCAGGATGATTCTAGTTTCCCCAAGATATTGCGCAAAGCTACCCTGAAAGATATTGAGCGTTGGGAAGCCAACAAGGAAAAAGAGACCGAGACCTTCCTGATTGGCCGGCGCTCTATTGATCGGATGAACCTGCCCATGAAGCTTGTCGATACGGAATGGCAGTTCGACCACAAGAAAGTAACGTTCTATTTCACTGCAGACCACCGCGTGGATTTTCGTGAACTTGTGCGTGATCTTGCGCGACGCTTCAGAACCCGCGTTGAACTGCGTCAGATCGGTGCGCGCGACGAAGCAGCGCGTATTGGCGGCATTGGGTCTTGTGGCCGAGAATTGTGTTGCTCTACGTGGTTGCAAGAGTTCAAACCGGTATCTACCCAGGCTGCCAAAGCGCAGAACCTGCCATTGAATCCCGTGCGTTTGAGTGGGCAGTGTGGCCGGCTCAAATGCTGTCTGAACTACGAGCTTGAGCAATACATGCAGGCCCTGAAGGCCTTTCCCAAGGTGGATACCCTTGTTACTTCTCAAGATGGAAAGCGTGGCACCGTCCGCAAAATCGATATTTTCAAGAAGCGGATATGGGTACACTACCCGGATGGCGCGTGGGAAGACCTGGACCTTGAAGCTTTCAATGCCGGGAGAGTGGGCGAAAACACAGCTGCAAGTTAA
- a CDS encoding ECF-type sigma factor, with translation MQYSDGNNLTLFLKKAQDGAATPNDSRWPLIYRKLHMIADRMMLSERNDHTLSVNGLIHETYLRLFSSSASWQNREHFYRSFSRTMKRTLIDYARNRNSLKREGRKNKLPIGDAVQVASEPETPAMELKLAVEQLAAFDARLAQVIEMRFFKQMSIQEIAKHMDVSTRTIDRDLNRAKLLLFRSLIAEHIPALPIEKTYNS, from the coding sequence GTGCAGTATTCAGACGGAAATAACCTTACGCTCTTCCTCAAAAAAGCCCAAGACGGCGCTGCAACACCAAATGATAGCCGTTGGCCGTTGATCTATAGAAAGCTTCATATGATCGCTGATCGTATGATGCTTTCTGAGCGTAATGACCATACACTTTCTGTTAATGGGCTGATACACGAAACGTATCTTCGTCTTTTCTCTTCTTCTGCTTCGTGGCAAAACCGGGAGCATTTTTACCGCAGCTTCTCACGCACCATGAAGCGCACACTGATTGATTACGCCCGTAACCGGAATTCACTCAAGCGAGAAGGCAGAAAGAACAAGCTGCCCATCGGAGATGCTGTACAGGTAGCCAGCGAGCCAGAAACGCCGGCGATGGAGCTAAAACTTGCCGTTGAACAACTCGCCGCCTTCGATGCACGCCTCGCCCAGGTCATTGAAATGCGATTCTTCAAACAAATGTCTATTCAAGAAATTGCCAAACACATGGACGTTTCAACCCGAACAATAGACAGAGATTTGAACCGGGCCAAACTTTTACTGTTCAGGTCATTAATCGCAGAGCATATTCCCGCCCTCCCTATAGAAAAAACCTATAATTCGTAG
- a CDS encoding DNA polymerase III subunit delta' codes for MVWSEIISQNRVVEALRREMEQERIAHAYLFHGPDGVGKRAVALALGQALQCGTLLEARRAGNANETTQEACGTCAACMKASRMMHPDIQVLFPYPSDTKPEDVAERLRAFAGNPYAPFDYVRRPSLNDPKKVSNKQAIYTVARVNQELRRSMSFKPVEGQYKVVLLTDVEAMRLEAANAFLKLLEEPSGATIFILITTRPDRLLPTIISRCQRMRFDTLHADDIQHALVQRAGLEADRATMLARMANGSYSRALELSENEELLGNRQMVLDFFRLSYTQHTDKIADIIQQMNGLGRERLKGLLTLMLSWVRDLMLYKVTGEEALLVNIDQFQTIKAFCDKVPNAQIEAMVSLVEEAIELVGRNVQNNLILTVLANNLFLAMHGAPDDRLYVPLHEA; via the coding sequence ATGGTTTGGAGTGAAATAATCAGCCAAAATCGTGTCGTAGAAGCTTTGCGGCGAGAAATGGAGCAAGAAAGGATTGCCCATGCTTACCTGTTTCACGGTCCAGATGGTGTGGGGAAGCGGGCCGTTGCGCTTGCGCTGGGGCAGGCCTTGCAGTGCGGCACCCTGCTTGAAGCGCGCCGGGCGGGTAATGCGAATGAGACCACACAAGAAGCCTGCGGTACGTGCGCTGCTTGTATGAAAGCCAGCCGGATGATGCACCCGGACATTCAAGTGCTCTTTCCTTATCCCTCAGACACAAAACCTGAAGACGTCGCCGAGCGCTTACGTGCATTTGCCGGCAACCCCTACGCGCCGTTCGACTATGTGCGCCGGCCTTCGCTCAATGACCCCAAAAAAGTATCCAACAAACAGGCCATCTACACAGTGGCCCGGGTAAACCAAGAACTACGCCGATCCATGAGCTTCAAGCCGGTGGAAGGCCAGTATAAAGTTGTGCTGTTGACCGATGTGGAAGCGATGCGGCTGGAAGCAGCCAATGCTTTCTTGAAACTTCTGGAAGAACCATCGGGCGCTACCATCTTTATCCTCATTACAACGCGGCCTGACCGTTTGCTGCCCACCATCATATCCCGCTGTCAACGGATGCGATTTGACACGTTGCACGCAGATGATATCCAGCATGCGCTTGTTCAGCGCGCTGGCCTGGAGGCAGACCGGGCAACAATGCTTGCGCGCATGGCCAACGGCTCCTACAGCCGGGCCCTCGAACTCTCAGAAAACGAAGAGCTCCTTGGCAACAGGCAAATGGTGCTCGATTTCTTCCGACTTTCCTACACCCAGCATACCGACAAAATTGCCGACATCATTCAGCAAATGAATGGCCTCGGGCGCGAAAGACTAAAAGGATTGCTGACCCTGATGTTAAGCTGGGTGCGTGACCTGATGTTGTACAAAGTTACCGGGGAAGAAGCGCTCCTTGTAAATATCGATCAGTTTCAAACCATCAAGGCGTTCTGCGATAAAGTACCAAATGCGCAGATAGAAGCCATGGTGTCACTGGTTGAAGAAGCCATTGAGCTGGTAGGGCGGAATGTGCAGAACAACCTGATCCTGACCGTACTCGCAAATAACCTGTTTCTTGCCATGCACGGTGCACCGGATGACCGGCTTTACGTTCCTTTACATGAAGCATAA
- the tsaB gene encoding tRNA (adenosine(37)-N6)-threonylcarbamoyltransferase complex dimerization subunit type 1 TsaB has translation MTHYLAIETATDVCSVAVLSGDIVVFEHTLTARRSHSEHLVVMIQQALTYAGIKVKDLSGIAVSKGPGSYTGLRIGVSVAKGLAFSHNISLIGVPSLDALATGALPCAEPGAPIIAAFNSRRNEVYLGLFEAGEQAVVPLAPVTSLQKDEIGPFIAAHSRGDKSPLIVGEGAAFVAACLSSAMSEGSVDEDAGDNTPVIVPIPMLLPSASVVATMGAARHKTGLQDDTGSFEPYYLNAFIPKARKKSIFDRLPF, from the coding sequence GTGACGCATTATCTTGCCATAGAAACAGCAACTGATGTGTGCAGTGTTGCCGTGTTGTCGGGTGATATTGTGGTTTTCGAACACACGCTGACGGCACGACGCTCCCATTCCGAGCACCTGGTGGTGATGATTCAGCAGGCATTGACTTATGCCGGCATCAAGGTAAAAGACCTGTCTGGAATTGCAGTATCAAAAGGACCGGGCTCCTACACGGGCCTGCGTATTGGCGTAAGCGTTGCAAAAGGCCTGGCATTTTCCCACAACATCAGCCTGATTGGGGTCCCTTCTCTTGATGCGCTTGCCACAGGCGCCCTGCCCTGCGCGGAACCAGGTGCCCCCATTATCGCTGCATTCAATTCACGCAGAAACGAAGTGTACCTCGGCCTTTTTGAGGCTGGCGAGCAAGCCGTAGTACCGCTTGCCCCGGTAACATCTTTACAAAAAGATGAAATAGGCCCGTTTATCGCAGCGCACAGTCGAGGCGATAAAAGCCCTTTGATCGTGGGAGAAGGTGCAGCCTTCGTGGCAGCATGCCTGTCAAGTGCCATGTCGGAGGGTTCTGTGGATGAAGACGCGGGTGATAACACGCCAGTTATAGTCCCTATACCCATGCTGTTGCCGTCTGCGAGCGTTGTTGCAACAATGGGGGCAGCACGTCATAAAACGGGGCTGCAAGATGATACAGGGTCATTTGAGCCTTACTATCTGAATGCGTTTATTCCGAAGGCGCGAAAAAAATCAATTTTTGATCGACTACCCTTTTAG
- a CDS encoding elongation factor G, producing the protein MKVYDADHIRNVTLVGHQGSGKTMLAEAMLFNAGGLNRMGNIADGNTVSDYHSSEIERQMSVFSSLLHVEKDGHKINLLDTPGYPDFVGEVVTSMKVADTAAFVINASEGVQVGTELAWATANAAQIPSMFVLNHLDKPETNFEELIDQIQGRFGRGATVVQIAGGSGSRSIIDVLIMKQISYPDDSGKPQFNDIDPAFLERAEQLHNELIENIAENDESLMELYFEKGSLTEEEMRQGLHEAMLKRQLFPIFLTSATENIGVSRLTDFISNVCPSPAEMPMAAVSEGDPVAADEHGKPVAFIYRTMAEQHVGEYSFFRVYSGTLEPGLDLENAQTGSTERLGQLFGINGREREPAAKMVAGDIGALVKLKNSHSNNTLRKKGEKTSIKPIVFPEPRYTTAIHVVKQGEEDKLAQGLHALANEDPSLILTQDPHLNQMLLGGQGEMHLAIAKYRLSNRFGVDVAYGKPKISYRETIQGKARSSYRHKKQSGGSGQFADISMMVEALDGPFKPPSDITVRGTTELTTDWGARVEFIDGIVGGVIDMRRFAGSIQKGVMEAMQKGPIAGYPVGNLRVIVFDGGMHPVDSNDAAFKSAGRMCFRDAFKQASPVILEPVCNVEVMVPDSYTGDVMGDLNTRRSRIQGIESEGLLQKILAQVPEAELYRYSTSLRSMTQGRGLHTASFYQYEAMPRNIQEQLQKENEEAVEA; encoded by the coding sequence ATGAAAGTCTATGATGCAGATCACATCCGCAATGTCACCCTGGTAGGACACCAGGGCAGTGGCAAAACGATGTTGGCTGAAGCCATGTTGTTTAACGCGGGCGGACTTAATCGAATGGGAAATATTGCTGATGGGAATACGGTGAGTGATTACCATTCAAGCGAAATCGAACGGCAAATGTCGGTATTTTCTTCGCTCCTGCACGTAGAAAAAGATGGGCACAAAATTAACCTGCTCGATACTCCGGGGTATCCTGATTTTGTGGGGGAGGTTGTAACTTCCATGAAGGTTGCCGATACAGCTGCATTTGTTATCAATGCATCGGAAGGTGTACAGGTAGGTACCGAGTTGGCCTGGGCAACCGCAAACGCAGCTCAAATTCCGAGTATGTTTGTGCTCAACCATCTCGACAAGCCTGAAACCAACTTCGAAGAGCTTATTGATCAAATCCAGGGGCGTTTTGGGCGCGGCGCTACCGTTGTTCAAATCGCCGGCGGAAGCGGTTCCAGGTCGATCATCGACGTCCTGATCATGAAGCAAATTTCGTATCCGGATGACTCTGGCAAGCCGCAGTTTAACGACATCGATCCAGCCTTTCTGGAGCGGGCAGAGCAACTTCACAACGAACTCATCGAAAACATAGCTGAAAATGATGAGTCGCTGATGGAGCTGTACTTTGAAAAAGGCTCCTTGACTGAAGAAGAAATGCGGCAGGGACTTCATGAGGCAATGCTGAAGCGCCAGCTCTTCCCCATCTTCCTTACGAGTGCTACCGAAAATATTGGTGTATCTCGCCTGACAGATTTTATCTCGAATGTTTGTCCGTCTCCAGCTGAAATGCCAATGGCAGCAGTATCGGAAGGTGATCCGGTTGCGGCTGATGAGCATGGTAAGCCTGTTGCTTTTATTTACCGCACGATGGCTGAGCAGCACGTGGGTGAATATTCTTTCTTTCGGGTGTATTCGGGCACGCTTGAACCCGGGCTTGATCTGGAAAATGCGCAGACCGGTTCAACGGAGCGTTTGGGGCAATTATTTGGCATCAACGGACGGGAGCGCGAGCCTGCCGCAAAAATGGTAGCCGGCGACATCGGCGCCCTTGTTAAATTGAAAAACTCGCATTCAAACAACACGCTGCGCAAGAAAGGAGAAAAAACGTCGATCAAACCGATCGTATTTCCAGAGCCGCGGTACACAACAGCCATCCATGTTGTCAAGCAGGGGGAAGAAGACAAGTTGGCCCAGGGCTTACATGCACTCGCCAACGAAGACCCTTCGCTGATCCTTACCCAGGACCCACATCTTAATCAAATGCTGTTGGGTGGGCAAGGGGAGATGCATCTCGCAATTGCCAAGTACAGGCTGTCTAACCGATTTGGTGTAGATGTCGCTTATGGCAAACCCAAAATTTCATACCGCGAAACCATACAGGGTAAAGCCCGCTCTTCGTATCGACATAAAAAACAATCGGGTGGATCGGGGCAGTTTGCTGATATTTCGATGATGGTGGAAGCCCTTGATGGTCCGTTTAAGCCCCCCTCAGATATTACCGTGCGCGGGACAACAGAACTTACAACGGATTGGGGTGCGCGGGTCGAGTTTATCGACGGCATTGTTGGTGGGGTGATTGACATGCGCCGCTTTGCCGGCTCCATCCAGAAAGGTGTTATGGAGGCCATGCAAAAAGGGCCGATTGCCGGCTACCCGGTTGGTAATCTCCGCGTCATTGTGTTTGATGGCGGCATGCATCCCGTAGATTCGAATGATGCTGCGTTCAAGAGCGCCGGCCGCATGTGTTTCCGGGACGCATTCAAGCAGGCTTCCCCTGTGATTCTGGAGCCGGTGTGTAATGTGGAAGTGATGGTGCCAGACTCTTATACCGGTGATGTAATGGGCGATCTCAACACGCGCCGTTCGAGAATCCAGGGCATCGAGTCTGAAGGATTGCTTCAGAAAATTCTGGCGCAGGTGCCCGAGGCCGAGCTCTACAGGTATTCAACGTCGCTACGCTCAATGACGCAGGGACGCGGTCTACATACGGCTTCTTTCTACCAGTATGAGGCTATGCCGCGGAATATTCAGGAGCAGCTGCAGAAAGAAAACGAAGAGGCTGTTGAAGCGTAA
- a CDS encoding sugar transferase, giving the protein MPNSFALPTPTTCIPSHSKMQLGLKQLIEVGIVLLAFPLWFPICAIIYLLIWLEDGKNPLFIQERLGKEGKGFRTFKFRTMVPNAEEVLKKVLAEDEELRTEWETFYKLRKDPRVTRIGKFLRRTSLDELPQLFNVLLGDMGMVGPRPLTAYHQDVLPADVRALRESVKPGITGLWQVSGRSDSGTEGMKKWDPYYVRNWSIKLDVSILVRTAFVVIACKGAY; this is encoded by the coding sequence ATGCCGAACAGCTTCGCTCTCCCAACGCCAACTACCTGCATCCCAAGCCACTCTAAAATGCAGCTTGGCCTCAAGCAGCTCATCGAAGTAGGAATTGTACTGCTGGCTTTCCCACTCTGGTTTCCAATTTGCGCCATCATCTACCTCCTCATCTGGCTGGAAGACGGTAAGAACCCACTCTTTATTCAGGAGCGCCTCGGGAAAGAGGGCAAAGGGTTTCGCACGTTCAAATTCAGAACGATGGTGCCGAATGCTGAAGAAGTCCTCAAAAAAGTACTCGCCGAAGACGAAGAACTCCGTACCGAATGGGAAACCTTCTACAAGCTCCGCAAAGACCCTCGCGTAACACGCATTGGCAAATTCCTTCGCCGTACGAGCCTCGACGAGCTGCCGCAGCTCTTCAACGTACTGCTGGGCGACATGGGCATGGTTGGTCCGCGGCCACTCACTGCCTACCACCAGGATGTGCTGCCTGCAGATGTACGGGCACTCCGTGAGTCAGTAAAGCCGGGTATCACGGGTCTCTGGCAGGTTTCGGGCAGAAGCGACTCTGGCACCGAAGGCATGAAAAAATGGGATCCTTACTACGTACGCAACTGGTCCATCAAGCTCGACGTGAGCATCCTTGTACGGACAGCCTTTGTCGTCATCGCTTGCAAAGGCGCTTACTAG